Genomic DNA from Tistrella bauzanensis:
GGGCAAGCCCTGGCCGTCGCTGCGCGTGTGGGCATATACCCACTCGACGGCTTGCCAGAAGGTGGCATGCCCGCCGGCTTCGCCGGCGCATTCCGCCAGACGCGCTTCGGCAGAAGCGGCCGGTTCATGTGCGGCCAACGGCAGGTGGTGCCATTGCAAGGCCACGTCGGCATTGCCGGCCACCCAACGTTTGAGCACAGGGAAATAGGACCGGCAGAACGGGCATTCGAGGTCCGCGTACAGCGTCAGTGTGAAACGACCTTCCGGATTGCCCATCTGCCACGGAGGCCCTGCCACCTGTGTCTCGCTGACTGGCGCCGAAGTCTGAGGTGTGGACCCGCCTGGCGAACGGGACACGAGCCAGATCAGCAGCAGCGCAACCAGCACTGCAGCCAACGCCCACGGCCAGCGGGTCCCCCAGCGCCGACGGCGGAACGCCTGCACCTGCATCGGGATGGAAGGATGTTTGTGTTCCATGGCGTTCTCCGGCTTACGACAGTTCCAAGGCGGGCGACTCGATGCCGCGTGCCTGGTCGATCTTCTCGGCCACCTTGAAGGCGGCTTCCAGCTCGGTGCAGCCGTATTGCTGCATGAGCTGGTAGCGCTCGGCCTTCTCCTCGGGTTCGGTCTGCGCAAGCGCGAGGTAAAGGCTCGGCGGCACCGCGCGGAACAACACTTCCATCGACTTCGACAGGATCACGCCCTCGGTGAATTTCCCCCCCTCCTTGCGCGCAGAAAGCATCAGCGCTTTCTGCGCTGGTGAGAGTTCACGGAAGCGTGCAATCTTCTCGACCTCATCGGGCGGCATCGACAGGCAGATCCACCACTCAATCATGTTGAGCATGGGCTCTGCGGCACGCGGCAGGTCGTCGATGTTCTGGGTCGCCAGCCAGAACCAGGCGCCCAATTTGCGCCACATCTTGGTAATTTTCACGACGTAGGGCGCGAGCAACGGGTTCTTCGTGATGATGTGGCCTTCGTCGGTCACATTGATGATCGGACGACCCAGGTACTGGTCGCGCTCGGCGATGTTGTTCACCGTGCTGATCAGGCTGATGTAGGCGATGGAGAGCTGCGCGTTGTAGCCCTCGCGGGCATAGGTCGCCAGATCCACCAGCGTGATGTCGGCCTCGGGCCACGGCGTGCCATCGCGGTCGAACATCTCGCCATCGGTGAGCGTCGAGTCCTGACCGCGGGCGCGCAGCGCGTTGCGCACGTCGCGAGTGAGCACCGTGCGCTTCTCAGCCACGCAGTGTTCGGCGGCGTCGAGGATGCACTGGCGGATCAGCGAACGGTCGGCCCGCGTCATCCGGGCTTCCTCCTTGTCCTCGCCGCCGGTGATCATCAGCCGTGCCGTGATCTCCAACTCGCCCAACACGTCACGCTGTTCGTCTGCCTCCATGACCGAGGCATCCGGTGGCAGGTCTTCGTCCAACGCATCGGCATCGAGCGTCTGCACGTCGCTGGGTGTTTCGATCAGCCGGCGGGCATCCGCGAACGGTGCCAGGCTGATGCCCGATCCGGGGGCCAGCTTGACCCGGTTCACCGTCAGGCCCAGGCGCCTGGCGAAGTCGCTGAACAGCCCGAAGCTGTTGCCGGCTTCCACGATGAAGAGGCGCGGCCGGTAGATGGCCGTGACCTGGTTCAGCAGGTTGTTGAGCGTGGCGCTCTTGCCCGAGCCGGTGGGGCCGAACAGGAATAGATGGGCATTCATCTGCCTGTCTAAGCGGTTCAGCGGATCAAACGTGATCGGCCCGCCACCGCGGTTGAAGAACGTGTTGCCCGGATGGCCCGTACCCTGGCTGCGACCCCACGCCGGCGAGAGATTCGCCACATGCTGGGCGAACATCAGTTGGGTGAACCAGTTTCGCCGATCCTGCGCGGGGTTGTAGCAGCACGGTAGCCAGCGCAGATAGCTGTTGAGCGGCGCGACTTCATCGTCCTCGCGAACGGGCTGCAACCCCGCGTTGAGCATCACGTTGGCGAGGTCCAGACCGCGCCGGTCAAGCTCGGCTTCGTCGCGTCCGCGCAGATAGAAGGCCAGCGTGCCGCGGTAGAGTTTGTGCGCGCTGCCGATGAGCGAGCGCGCCTCCTGCACGTCCTTGAGCGTCTGCTCCGATGCCAGTGTTTCGCCGACTGCCTTCTTCGCCAGGTGGTTCAGGTGCGATTCGAGAATGTCCTGGGGCGTCGCCACCATGGTCAGACACATCGTCGTGTCCTCGGGCATCTGATCGAACAGCGTGTTGATCGCATCGCCCTTGCGGGTTTCGCCAGTCAGGTGTCCCGTTCCGGGCGGCATGCGCAGCCGGTCAGTGACCAACACACGGTGCGGTATGCCGTCGAAGTGCCAGGTGCCATGCTCCACGTCCGAGCGTGGCTGGCTGAAGAAAAGCCGCTGGCTAAAATCCCGCCCGCTCGCCAGTTCGATCTCGCCAGCCTCGGTGTCGGCGGGGTAGCGCGCGAACGCATAGAAGCGCTCCCGGTCCTCGACCCCAGGCCCGAGCAGCGTCGGACGCGGGTTGAACCAGCGCAGCAGCCAGTCATGGACGTCTGCCGCACCCAGGCGGCGAGCCTGGATGCCGGCGT
This window encodes:
- a CDS encoding DsbA family protein, producing the protein MEHKHPSIPMQVQAFRRRRWGTRWPWALAAVLVALLLIWLVSRSPGGSTPQTSAPVSETQVAGPPWQMGNPEGRFTLTLYADLECPFCRSYFPVLKRWVAGNADVALQWHHLPLAAHEPAASAEARLAECAGEAGGHATFWQAVEWVYAHTRSDGQGLPEDLRYPDLTPAIEQCIASERPDAAIRTQTAEATNSGVTATPSLRLHDRESGKAILLQGPIEGDALLSAMDMLAAGDPATTPTSEMPADVVGDMPR
- a CDS encoding conjugative transfer ATPase; its protein translation is MRWKLPWPKPAAPKLAASGAGDDEQPDGWQRHVEALRQVGIPEPGSAVRGRKPATEADEQALYDVAPSFVELLPWVEFLPESKSMLLEDGQSVAAFFELVPLGTEGREPGWLAHARDALENALQDSFDELDENPWVLQLYAQDEPSFDQYMQTLRDYVQPRARGTVFTEFYLRFFAHHLRAVAKPGGLFQDTVVTRLRWRGQTRRVRMVVYRRVTGQGQGQANRRGQTPEQMLNIVCDRLCGGLANAGIQARRLGAADVHDWLLRWFNPRPTLLGPGVEDRERFYAFARYPADTEAGEIELASGRDFSQRLFFSQPRSDVEHGTWHFDGIPHRVLVTDRLRMPPGTGHLTGETRKGDAINTLFDQMPEDTTMCLTMVATPQDILESHLNHLAKKAVGETLASEQTLKDVQEARSLIGSAHKLYRGTLAFYLRGRDEAELDRRGLDLANVMLNAGLQPVREDDEVAPLNSYLRWLPCCYNPAQDRRNWFTQLMFAQHVANLSPAWGRSQGTGHPGNTFFNRGGGPITFDPLNRLDRQMNAHLFLFGPTGSGKSATLNNLLNQVTAIYRPRLFIVEAGNSFGLFSDFARRLGLTVNRVKLAPGSGISLAPFADARRLIETPSDVQTLDADALDEDLPPDASVMEADEQRDVLGELEITARLMITGGEDKEEARMTRADRSLIRQCILDAAEHCVAEKRTVLTRDVRNALRARGQDSTLTDGEMFDRDGTPWPEADITLVDLATYAREGYNAQLSIAYISLISTVNNIAERDQYLGRPIINVTDEGHIITKNPLLAPYVVKITKMWRKLGAWFWLATQNIDDLPRAAEPMLNMIEWWICLSMPPDEVEKIARFRELSPAQKALMLSARKEGGKFTEGVILSKSMEVLFRAVPPSLYLALAQTEPEEKAERYQLMQQYGCTELEAAFKVAEKIDQARGIESPALELS